The Nostoc sp. 'Lobaria pulmonaria (5183) cyanobiont' genome window below encodes:
- a CDS encoding TRADD-N-associated membrane domain-containing protein, whose translation MGIDWYSLSLITTALSACISLIGAGFCCQAKVTEGTFTLVEGMATSVQCIRFAKEANDRLDKTLAEMKDGD comes from the coding sequence ATTGGCATTGATTGGTATAGCTTATCCCTAATTACCACTGCTTTATCTGCTTGCATTAGCCTGATAGGAGCCGGATTTTGTTGTCAGGCGAAAGTTACAGAAGGAACGTTTACTCTCGTTGAGGGAATGGCCACGAGTGTGCAATGCATTCGGTTTGCCAAGGAAGCTAACGATAGGCTTGATAAAACTTTGGCTGAAATGAAAGACGGAGATTAA
- a CDS encoding RNA recognition motif domain-containing protein, whose translation MSIYVGNLSYEVTQDDLNSVFAEHGTVKRVQLPTDRETGRPRGFAFVEMGTEAEETAAIDALDGAEWMGRDLKVNKAKPKEDRGGSFGGGDRRGSGGGGYNRSRY comes from the coding sequence ATGTCGATTTATGTAGGTAATCTATCCTACGAGGTCACACAAGATGACCTCAATTCTGTGTTTGCCGAACACGGTACTGTAAAACGGGTTCAGTTACCTACTGACCGTGAAACAGGACGTCCACGCGGCTTTGCCTTTGTAGAGATGGGCACAGAAGCTGAAGAAACAGCTGCCATTGATGCTCTTGATGGAGCTGAATGGATGGGACGCGACCTCAAAGTAAATAAGGCTAAACCAAAGGAAGATAGAGGTGGTTCTTTTGGTGGTGGCGATCGTCGCGGCAGTGGTGGCGGTGGATACAATAGATCGCGCTACTAA